The Rosa chinensis cultivar Old Blush chromosome 7, RchiOBHm-V2, whole genome shotgun sequence DNA segment AAAAAGAGTCAAATTTTAGTGCAATCTGAAGAAAAAATTTCTAGACTTGTACAAAACTACAAATTTCATGACTCTTCGGAACACAGCATTTCAAGGAAAGCAGAATTAACCAACCCAAAAGCACAAAATAATGATCAAGTGGGTTTCATATCCTGAAACATAGTAGTCCAAAGTGAATGGTCATCAAAATCAACGTCCACCCGTTCCTTCTCATATGGAGTGACTCTTCCATCAAGCGGTCCGGACAGCTTCGGGCTCCTATTCTTCGTCACCATGCCATCAGCCGATCATATGACCGTCCATCGAACAGTCCAGATGCCTTGGGGCTTCTATTTGCTGAAACCATTGACTTGTCAGTCACCATAGGACCTGAAGTGAGCCTAGGGCTCCTATTTGCTGTGTACATGAGCCTCTCATTGACCTTCGAGTTAAGGGTCCTGATAGCTTTAAGCTCTTAGGGTTAGGGGCCATCATCAACCTCTCATGAATCCTCATATCCAACAGATCCGATAGCGCAATGCTCCTAGCAGTTTTCATGACCCTTTGGCTTCCTCACCAGACTTCGTCTCCAATGCTCTTGATACTTCTCTGGTTGATCAGCCACATGCCTGGGGGACGATGATATCTCGTTCTCTTGGAAAGCCAATCTTGTAAATTACTTGCTGAAACACTTCTTGGTTTTGATGAGCGCCCAGCCGAGCCTTGAAATTGACCTTGGGTGGTGGCGGtgaccaccgccaccctcattTTCCTTCTTGGTAAGCTTGAGTATCTCTAGCCTGTGCTTGGCCACAGAGACTCCCATGCTCAGCGGGAACTCATGGTTGAAGAAAGCAATGTCCTCCATTTGAAATGCTAAATAGTACATTTATTTGTATCCACTAACTGTGTGCTAGAGATTTTTCTACTATACAGATCGAAtccaatggaaaaaaaaattatttataccatgaaaatgaaaataaaaaatcgatCGTTtcaaaaaattttaattaataGATATGATACCCTTCTTACTTTTAGCTTTGTAGGATGAGGGTGACTGGGTGAGAGTTGGAAGTTTTCTATCACTAGGGCTATTATATTAGGGATAATATTTTGGTATTATTAACCGTTATCAAGTGAATTATTATTCTAATTCGAGAGGTTAAAGTGTGTTTAATGCAATTTCactgaaataaataaaaggaaaatgatttgtggcctcaatgaggcctaagatttgtggcctcaatcttaggtgtcatgccatgtcatctacaaaaatcacctatttgtcaaatcatgccacgtaatttttgagaaaaagaccatcttatccttccaaaatctaatgactctaaattattttggttttctacctcaaaaattattttggctttcttctaaaaaaaatggctttctttcatttctttttcattacactcatgcttagatttaaataacaatttttttttcttcaatcaagagtagaaaaaatttcatgaaatttagtcaatagatttgcacgtacattcgattaacagatttgtataacacatgtatatgaattcaacctttgttgggttcctgcaaattttgaaaatataatgtgaaaaatacatattcatataattgtatttattcttttgttcattgttttctctttatgtagctaggatTTAAAAGTTAGATATgaatttattactttttgtttgtctttcccttatacttagattgtagatgttaattaatggttgctaacgtgtaattttttcttacctcttaatttagacataagtatttcccaaattcaatttactaatgctatatttttgttgatgaaattaatcaatatttggaaagaaaagttaacgtctatttcttgacacataattcaatatattaatgccatttgggaagaaacattaaaggaaaaaatttaattaaatgaagaaaaatattgatcaaatatcccttaaattaatatataattaatagctgatattttttttcacctaattaaatttattaatgtaattgattcacctcctaacatctaaaaggaaatgtaaaagggtaaagttggtattgaaatagtatgatgtggcaagatatattatatggaattgaaaataaatttttatttacttacatggcatgacacctaggatttgaggccacaaatcttaggcctcattgaggccctatatcattgccccaAATAAAATTTATTAAGATTTAGCTTTAGTGTCTTGTATAGAACTCCACATATCTTCATCAATCACATGCAAGTAGCATTGGTGGGATCTCTCGATCATAATTAGGAAATGCTTCCGTGAAATCCTAACTCCATGAATGAGTTTGTGCCATAGATGGAAACAAACACATAGAACCACGTACGACAACCACCAACGAACTTTTAAAAAACCGTTAGGAGAAGAGATTCAGTCAAAGGTTTGAGCTACCACTTTTCCCGCTCCAAAACTAACCGTACACCTCTTCACTGGAAATCAATTCAATTCTGTAccattctctcttcctttctctctcaGTCACATTATAACCTCCACTCATTCTCTTTGTGACGAAGAGTTGATCAATCTCTCGCCCATTTTCAGTTTCTGTAAGAATTGTTAGAACTAATTGAAGCTCCATCTTTCAGTAACCAAAGTAGCAAACCATAGCTAGAGATCGAGATTCATATTATGTTTTCTTGGGCATCTTCAAGAAGATCCTCAGGGGTTGTTTTGGGTGTTCAACGACTCGGCTCTTGCACATTGTTCAGTAAATCACAACCCTCATCATCGCCATCTTCGTCTTCTTCGATCAGCTCATCATGTGGTGGCACTTTTGGCTGTAACAATGAGTACAATTACAAGAGTAGATCAGGCTCCTCTAATAAGCGTAGTACATTTAATTTGATTCAGAGGTCAGTTTCTTCAGGGGTTCTAATTCTCGGGTCAAGCATAGGCTATTCTTATTGGTCTTCTGCTTCCTTGGATCCAAATGCCTCTGTTTGTTTTGCTGATTCCAAAGAGGAGGCAGCATGGGCAATCGAGCAGGACCCAGAACAATTCAAGTCCCTCTTTTCAAGTACAGTACCTTAATTGTTTCATTCACAAAATTCATTTCTAAATTACGAGAGACGTGTACTAATTAATAGATCTTGTTTCAGATACATTTAGGAGAAAGAAGTTCTTTACGTATGAAAAAAAGATAAGAGAGCGAAGTACCCCTGAAAAGGTATAATAATATGCATCGTTGAATTGAAGTTGTCTAAACGAAGGAACTTGCATGAGAAACATGCATGTTatcgtacatatatatattctactaaCACGCACTCTCTTGCTTCTTGTTTGTGTTTATAGATTTTCAATTACTTTGCATCAGTTCGAACCCCTAGCGGAGAGTGCTTTATGACGCCGGGGGACTTGATGCGAGCTGTTGTTCCTGTGTTTCCTCCCTATGATTCAAATCGGGTTCGAGAAGGCTCTTTAAGAGGGGAAAATGTTCCTGGAGAATTGCAATGTGCTCCTTCTAAATTCTTCATGCTTTTCGATACTGATGGTGATGGCCTCATTTCATTTCAAGAGTGAGTAGTACTCCAAATTAAATGTCCCCATTATATACTTATCCTATTATTTTACACATACCTATTGCGCATCTGAATCCAATTCAAGGATCAAATGCAGCAGCATATATACTCATATAAAACCACATTTATCATGAATATTAGGTACATGTTTTTCGTCACTCTCCTCAGCATTCCTGAATCGAGTTTTACTGTGGCTTTTAAAATGTTCGATCTTGACAACAGTGGGTGAGTAACTTAAATATGGCATTTCAATTCGTCAATAGGAAATCCATTTTTAAAATCTTGGTTTCCAAAAAAGGTTGAAAAGTTCGATCTAACTTGTTACATGTATTAACAGAGACATTGATAAGGAAGAGTTTAACAGAGTTATGGCATTGATGCGAAATCACAACAATAAAAACAAGGACGGCCACAGGGTCAAAGTTGGTGTAGAAGAGGGAGGCATACTCGAGTACTTCTTCGGCAAAGACGGCAAAAAAGGCCTCAAGCATGAAAGatttgttcagtttttcaggGATTTACACGAGGAAGTACGTTAATTCTCTCTGTGACTCTCCCAGTCATTTTATGATTGCTCTATCTCAGTCGGTTTAATTGATCCCGTTTTTCTTCATGTATTATTGAACTTGAAAGATGTTGCGCTTGGAATTTGCTCATTATGACTACAAATCAAAAGGAACCATAACAGCTAAAGATTTTGCCTTGTCCTTGGTTGCATCTGCTGATCTCAGTGTCTTATACAAGTTGCTTGATCGTGTTGACGATATTAACAACGCCCCACGTCTTAACAACATACAAATTACATACAAGGAATTTAAAGATTTTGCAGAGCTACGCAAGAATCTGCGGTCTTTCTCTTTGGCCATTTTCAGCTACGGCGAGGTTAAT contains these protein-coding regions:
- the LOC112177888 gene encoding calcium uptake protein, mitochondrial, which translates into the protein MFSWASSRRSSGVVLGVQRLGSCTLFSKSQPSSSPSSSSSISSSCGGTFGCNNEYNYKSRSGSSNKRSTFNLIQRSVSSGVLILGSSIGYSYWSSASLDPNASVCFADSKEEAAWAIEQDPEQFKSLFSNTFRRKKFFTYEKKIRERSTPEKIFNYFASVRTPSGECFMTPGDLMRAVVPVFPPYDSNRVREGSLRGENVPGELQCAPSKFFMLFDTDGDGLISFQEYMFFVTLLSIPESSFTVAFKMFDLDNSGDIDKEEFNRVMALMRNHNNKNKDGHRVKVGVEEGGILEYFFGKDGKKGLKHERFVQFFRDLHEEMLRLEFAHYDYKSKGTITAKDFALSLVASADLSVLYKLLDRVDDINNAPRLNNIQITYKEFKDFAELRKNLRSFSLAIFSYGEVNGVLTKSDLQRAASKVCGINVSDNVMDIIFHVFDANGDGDLSANEFVKVLQNRGGEPVESGLSGLLACFLNCASKSCS